A window of Lentibacillus sp. Marseille-P4043 contains these coding sequences:
- a CDS encoding glycosyltransferase yields the protein MNIGLYRNTFLPPSELFIYDQISHFTNTNVKVITREIANAEYFNFDNLSILSLTDSKKLLCAQSFKKILFTLTRKSKALEDSIVSNNIHLIHAHFGVDAVYALKLAKKNNVPLITTFHGYDITRLPKFTLFPLSWMIYNIYFEKLKKEGDVFIAVSNYIKEKLEKAGFPKEKIVLHHIGIDVDKIPYKKVRNNREVTILAVGRLTEKKGTIYLLKAFEELYQKHKNIKLILVGDGPLKEKLMQFTDDLKSKSKIVFKGALKHIEVINEMLNADIFCFPSITAGDGDQEGLGMVQLEAAATGLPVVASDSGGIKDGIIHNQTGYLVREKDVKQLTEGIGILIENKKLREELGSHGRENMEKNFNINTQSKMLEQIYKETVEK from the coding sequence TTGAATATAGGATTATACAGAAATACTTTTCTGCCACCGTCGGAATTATTTATATATGATCAAATTAGCCATTTTACAAATACTAATGTGAAAGTCATTACAAGAGAAATTGCAAATGCAGAATACTTCAATTTTGATAATTTAAGTATTTTATCTTTAACAGATAGTAAAAAGCTTTTATGTGCACAAAGTTTTAAAAAAATATTATTTACTCTTACTAGAAAGTCAAAGGCGCTAGAAGATAGTATTGTTAGTAACAATATTCATTTAATACATGCACATTTTGGTGTAGATGCGGTTTATGCACTTAAACTCGCGAAAAAAAATAATGTTCCATTAATTACAACATTTCACGGGTACGACATAACAAGGTTGCCTAAGTTCACGTTATTCCCTTTATCCTGGATGATTTATAATATTTATTTTGAGAAATTAAAAAAAGAGGGAGACGTATTTATTGCAGTTTCTAATTATATTAAAGAAAAACTAGAAAAAGCAGGATTTCCAAAAGAAAAAATAGTACTCCATCATATTGGTATAGATGTTGATAAAATTCCCTATAAGAAAGTTAGGAATAATAGGGAGGTAACAATATTAGCTGTTGGGAGGTTAACTGAAAAAAAGGGGACCATTTATTTATTGAAAGCTTTTGAGGAGCTATATCAAAAGCATAAAAATATAAAGTTAATATTAGTTGGAGATGGACCCTTAAAAGAAAAATTAATGCAATTTACTGATGATCTTAAATCAAAATCAAAAATCGTATTTAAAGGTGCCTTAAAACATATTGAAGTCATCAATGAGATGTTAAATGCAGATATTTTTTGCTTTCCAAGCATAACCGCGGGTGATGGTGATCAGGAAGGTTTAGGAATGGTTCAATTAGAGGCGGCTGCAACGGGATTACCAGTTGTAGCATCTGATAGCGGTGGAATTAAAGATGGTATCATTCATAATCAAACGGGATATTTGGTAAGAGAAAAGGATGTAAAACAACTTACTGAAGGAATTGGTATCTTAATTGAAAATAAAAAATTAAGAGAAGAATTAGGTTCTCATGGGCGTGAGAATATGGAAAAAAATTTTAATATAAATACTCAGAGTAAGATGTTGGAACAGATTTATAAGGAGACTGTTGAAAAATGA